In Kiritimatiellia bacterium, the sequence GGGAACGAACGACAACTGGATTTATGTCGGAATTCGTACGGGAACGCCGGCCGAGCTTCTGGCCGCAGTCAACGATCCGGCGAATTGGCAATCTGATAATGTGAATCCGTATTCGTGGACATTCGGTAATTTTGAAGTTGTTCCCGAACCGGCAACTGTTGCGTTGGCCGTCATCGGCATGTCGCTGGCCGCCATATTCCGCAGGCGCTACGGCGTCTGAGCCTCGAACACGCAAAGTTAGACCAGCCAATGCCATCCCGCATGCGAAAGCTACGGGCTTTCACGCTCATTGAACTGCTGGTCGTCATCGCGATTATAAGCATTCTTGCGGGGTTGATCTTTCCGACGGTCCGTTCGGCGTTGGCCCGGGGGCGTGCGGCGTCAAGCCTGTCGAATTTGCGCCAGTGGGGACTTGCCATCCACCTGGCGATGACCGATCGGGATGACCAGTTACTGCCCTGGGATGGGCCGGACAATGTTTCGGGCGCCATCACCAATATGAATTGGTGGGCGAACATGCTCCCCCCGTACGTCGGCCAGAAAACCTATTTGGATATCAATCGGGAATCGATGGGCCAAAAGGTTCCGCTGCCTCCTGAAAAGAGCATTTTCGTGGATTCGTATGCCAAACGTCCGCCCAACGCTCCGTATAAATCCGGCCAGTTCGCATTCTTTTTCTGCTATGTGATCAACTCAAAACTAAATCAGTCCCTGCCGGCGGGCAGCCGGGTTTGGATCGGAAGCATTCCGCGCCCGTCCCAGACGGCGGTCATGGTGGAAATGCGAACGGTTCCAGAGGAACTCCCTGCGGGGGATCCGCATAGAAACGCCTCGCTCGACCGCGCGAAAGCCGATTGGCAGCGATTTGCCGCGCGGCATCGAAACGGCGGTCACATCGCGATGGCCGATGGGTCCGCCCGTCACTTTGAGAACAGATACGTCACCACTCCGGTCGGGGGGAACTACAACAAGGATGACATCATTTGGAATCCTCTCGGCGTCGCGAATTAAGGAGGAGCCTGCCGGATGAAAATTCCACAAAGATTACTTTCCCTTTTCCCTTTGTTTTACGCAGTTTGCGCAATGGGCGATACGATCACGGAGTGGAACTTCGAACAGACCGATCTCACTCCGAACATCGGCAGCGGCCTGGCTACAAATGTCGGCGGGACCTCGTCAGCATTTGCAAGCGGTAACTCCAGTCTGCAGGGTTGGCAAACATCCAGCTATCCGGGACAATTTACAAATTCGGGATCGGCGGGCGTCGCTTTTTTTGTCAGCACCGTCGGATATTCGAACCTAGCGCTTCGCTTCGATCATCGCGCCTCGGGCACCGCATCCCGCTGGGCCCGAGTCGACTACACAACGAACGGCGGAGTGGCCTGGGTTCCCTTCTGGACGAATGGAGGCGGACTTTCGCCTCACGATACATTCTACAGTTTTACGAACATCTCCTTTGCCTCTGTAGCAGGGGCGAACAACAACTCGGGTTTCGGCATCC encodes:
- a CDS encoding type II secretion system GspH family protein; translation: MRKLRAFTLIELLVVIAIISILAGLIFPTVRSALARGRAASSLSNLRQWGLAIHLAMTDRDDQLLPWDGPDNVSGAITNMNWWANMLPPYVGQKTYLDINRESMGQKVPLPPEKSIFVDSYAKRPPNAPYKSGQFAFFFCYVINSKLNQSLPAGSRVWIGSIPRPSQTAVMVEMRTVPEELPAGDPHRNASLDRAKADWQRFAARHRNGGHIAMADGSARHFENRYVTTPVGGNYNKDDIIWNPLGVAN